The following proteins come from a genomic window of Actinopolyspora saharensis:
- the dnaE gene encoding DNA polymerase III subunit alpha, producing the protein MLDGAAKMGALFSEAKRLEMPAVAMTDHGNMFGADEFYQQAKKAGIKPIIGIEAYVAPQSRYHKKPVFWGEAKQRSIDEFGEGGDVSGAGAYTHMTMWARNSVGLRNLFTLSSRASFEGQYRKPRMDRELISEYAEGIIATTGCPSGEVQTRLRLGQYKEALQAASDYKDIFGAENFFLELMDHGLVIERSVRENLLKIGKELDLKPVATNDSHYVTVDQAESHGALLCVQSGKTLHDENRFQFNGDGYYLKSSAEMREYWDEEVPGAADNTLLVSELVESYEEVWTYSDRMPRVTVEAGTTERDALAAEVEHYLPTRFPEGVSEDYRERLRLEIDVLDTKGYCAYFLVVGDVTRWAKSENIHVGPGRGSAAGSLLAYVLHITDLDPIAHGLIFERFLNPERDSPPDIDLDFDDRRRDEVLQYANDKYGRDKVAQVITFGKIKTKAALKDAARVHHGQPGFAIAEKISKALPAPVAAKDIPLEGIVDPEHERYAEAAEVRGLIESDQSVAQIFSTARGLEGLIRNAGVHACAVILSSQPLMGTVPLWMRDDGSIITGWDYPSCEAIGLLKMDFLGLSNLTILGDALQSVRINHDLEIDLSKLALDDPNTYALLARGESLGVFQLEGGGMRELLKRLRPTEFTDIVAANALYRPGPMEVNAHLDYADRKNGRKPIEPIHPELEEPLRDILAETYGLIVYQEQIMAIAQKVADYSLGQADILRRAMGKKKKEVLDEEYVRFHSGMSGNGYSEEAINALWTTVLPFAGYAFNKSHAAGYALVAYWTAYLKANYPAEYMAALLTANGDNKDKMAVYLSECRRMDVRVLSPDVNDSRDTFTAVGRDVRFGLSAVRNVGSNVVSSICRVREEQGRYTSFQDFLDKSETVACNKRVVESLIKAGAFDSLGHTRMGLTEQHESAVDAVLALKRQQAAGQFDLFGPASSDDAASESSPLAHLTFSEEEWPRKQLLAYEREMLGLYVSAHPLDGAHKLLAPYQDTGIAELVGGERSFSGGKDGKEPQIRVAGMISGIQRKLNKNGQPWAIATLEDLDASVEVLFFPKAYEVFSETLVEDTAIAVKGRINEREGAISVFASDAVPIDISAAETDPGSSPAFVLRIPATKVDRPLVHELKRTLRAHSGDVPVQVKLQGTRGVTRLALSSDYYVNTENGLQGELKGLLGAGCFESAQ; encoded by the coding sequence ATGTTGGACGGCGCGGCGAAGATGGGGGCCCTGTTCTCCGAGGCCAAACGTCTGGAGATGCCCGCGGTCGCGATGACCGACCACGGAAACATGTTCGGGGCCGACGAGTTCTACCAGCAGGCCAAGAAGGCCGGGATCAAGCCGATCATCGGCATCGAGGCCTACGTCGCTCCGCAGAGCAGGTACCACAAGAAGCCGGTTTTCTGGGGTGAGGCCAAGCAGCGCAGCATCGACGAGTTCGGTGAGGGCGGTGACGTCTCCGGCGCCGGCGCCTACACGCACATGACCATGTGGGCGCGCAACTCGGTCGGGTTGCGCAACCTGTTCACCCTGTCCAGCCGGGCCTCCTTCGAGGGCCAGTACCGCAAACCCAGGATGGACCGCGAGCTGATCTCCGAGTACGCCGAGGGGATCATCGCCACCACCGGGTGTCCCTCGGGAGAGGTGCAGACCCGGCTGCGACTGGGCCAGTACAAGGAGGCCCTGCAGGCCGCCTCCGACTACAAGGACATCTTCGGCGCGGAGAACTTCTTCCTCGAGTTGATGGACCACGGCCTGGTCATCGAGCGTTCCGTTCGCGAGAACCTGCTCAAGATCGGCAAGGAGCTGGACCTCAAACCGGTGGCCACCAACGACAGTCACTACGTGACGGTCGACCAGGCCGAGTCGCACGGCGCGCTGCTGTGCGTGCAGTCCGGCAAGACCCTCCACGACGAGAACCGGTTCCAGTTCAACGGTGACGGCTACTACCTCAAGTCGTCCGCGGAGATGCGGGAGTACTGGGACGAGGAGGTCCCCGGGGCGGCGGACAACACGCTGCTGGTGAGCGAGCTGGTCGAATCCTACGAGGAGGTCTGGACCTACTCCGACAGGATGCCGCGCGTGACGGTCGAGGCAGGAACCACCGAGCGGGATGCGCTGGCGGCCGAGGTCGAGCACTACCTGCCGACCCGCTTCCCCGAGGGGGTCAGCGAGGACTACAGGGAGCGGCTCCGGCTCGAGATCGACGTGCTGGACACCAAGGGGTACTGCGCCTACTTCCTCGTGGTCGGCGACGTCACCCGCTGGGCGAAGTCGGAGAACATCCACGTGGGGCCGGGACGTGGTTCGGCAGCGGGTTCGCTGCTGGCCTACGTGCTGCACATCACCGATCTGGACCCGATCGCCCACGGGCTGATCTTCGAGCGGTTCCTGAACCCGGAGCGCGACTCCCCGCCCGACATCGACCTCGACTTCGACGACCGCAGGCGCGACGAGGTGCTGCAGTACGCCAACGACAAGTACGGGCGGGACAAGGTCGCGCAGGTCATCACCTTCGGCAAGATCAAGACCAAGGCGGCGTTGAAGGACGCCGCGCGGGTGCACCACGGCCAGCCGGGCTTCGCGATCGCGGAGAAGATCTCCAAGGCGCTGCCCGCCCCGGTGGCGGCCAAGGACATCCCGCTCGAGGGGATCGTCGACCCCGAGCACGAGCGCTACGCGGAAGCGGCCGAGGTGCGCGGGCTGATCGAGAGCGACCAGTCCGTGGCGCAGATCTTCTCCACCGCGCGCGGGCTGGAGGGTCTGATCCGCAACGCAGGCGTGCACGCCTGCGCGGTGATCCTGTCCTCCCAGCCGCTCATGGGCACGGTCCCGCTGTGGATGCGCGACGACGGTTCGATCATCACGGGGTGGGACTACCCGAGCTGTGAGGCCATCGGCCTGCTCAAGATGGACTTCTTGGGGTTGTCGAACCTGACGATCCTCGGGGACGCCCTGCAGTCCGTGCGCATCAACCACGACCTGGAAATAGACCTCTCGAAGCTGGCGCTCGACGATCCCAACACCTACGCCCTGCTGGCGCGGGGTGAGAGCCTGGGCGTCTTCCAGCTCGAGGGCGGCGGGATGCGCGAGTTGCTCAAGCGGCTGCGCCCCACCGAGTTCACCGACATCGTCGCGGCCAACGCCCTGTACAGGCCGGGGCCGATGGAGGTCAACGCGCACCTGGACTACGCCGACCGCAAGAACGGTCGCAAACCGATCGAGCCCATCCACCCCGAGCTCGAGGAGCCGTTGCGCGACATCCTGGCCGAGACCTACGGGTTGATCGTCTACCAGGAGCAGATCATGGCCATCGCGCAGAAGGTGGCCGACTACAGCCTCGGACAAGCCGACATCCTGCGCCGGGCCATGGGCAAGAAGAAGAAGGAGGTGCTGGACGAGGAGTACGTCCGGTTCCACTCCGGCATGTCGGGCAACGGCTACAGCGAGGAAGCGATCAACGCGCTGTGGACCACGGTGCTGCCGTTCGCCGGTTACGCGTTCAACAAGTCCCACGCGGCGGGCTACGCCCTGGTGGCCTACTGGACCGCCTACCTGAAGGCCAACTACCCCGCCGAGTACATGGCCGCGCTGCTCACGGCCAACGGGGACAACAAGGACAAGATGGCCGTCTACCTTTCCGAGTGCCGCCGGATGGACGTGCGGGTGCTCTCGCCGGACGTCAACGACTCCAGGGACACGTTCACCGCCGTCGGCAGGGACGTGCGTTTCGGGCTCAGCGCGGTGCGCAACGTCGGCTCCAACGTGGTCTCCTCGATCTGCCGGGTGCGCGAGGAGCAGGGACGCTACACCTCGTTCCAGGACTTCCTGGACAAGTCCGAGACGGTGGCCTGCAACAAGCGCGTGGTCGAGTCGTTGATCAAGGCGGGGGCGTTCGACTCGCTCGGGCACACCAGGATGGGGCTGACCGAGCAGCACGAGTCCGCCGTGGACGCGGTGCTGGCCCTGAAGCGCCAGCAGGCAGCCGGGCAGTTCGACCTGTTCGGCCCCGCTTCGAGCGACGACGCAGCCTCGGAGAGCTCCCCGCTGGCGCACCTGACCTTCTCCGAGGAGGAGTGGCCGCGCAAGCAGCTGTTGGCCTACGAGCGGGAGATGCTGGGACTGTACGTCTCGGCGCACCCCCTGGACGGGGCGCACAAGCTGCTCGCCCCGTACCAGGACACCGGGATCGCGGAGCTGGTCGGCGGGGAACGCTCCTTCTCCGGGGGCAAGGACGGCAAGGAGCCGCAGATCCGCGTCGCGGGGATGATCTCCGGGATCCAGCGCAAGCTCAACAAGAACGGTCAGCCCTGGGCGATCGCGACGCTGGAGGACCTGGACGCCAGCGTGGAGGTCCTGTTCTTCCCCAAGGCCTACGAGGTGTTCTCCGAGACCCTGGTCGAGGACACGGCCATAGCCGTGAAGGGCAGGATCAACGAGCGGGAGGGCGCGATCAGCGTCTTCGCCTCGGACGCGGTGCCGATCGACATCTCCGCCGCCGAGACCGACCCGGGCAGCAGTCCGGCCTTCGTGCTGCGCATCCCGGCCACGAAGGTGGACCGCCCGCTGGTGCACGAGCTCAAGCGGACGCTGCGCGCCCATTCCGGTGACGTTCCGGTGCAGGTCAAGCTGCAGGGCACCCGAGGAGTGACCCGGCTGGCCCTGTCCAGTGACTACTACGTCAACACCGAGAACGGGCTGCAGGGGGAGCTGAAGGGGCTGCTCGGCGCGGGCTGCTTCGAGTCGGCGCAGTGA
- a CDS encoding AsnC family protein has protein sequence MAGPDPVDVHLLNAVAETGRVAVHELAAHLGMDVRDVAARLAALSTTGLPLVVGVECDPNGIRNALAAAGAQPMQYPAAPQAPGQPSGNYPAPPVAGGNPGMGGPPPQPPHQSGQHSGNHPVYGGPSGPYPPQSGPYPAPVPPAQAPQPPQGGAPPPQQAPPQSPAPQNPPPGQPPQWPAGSQPGQAPPPGAPAGWGPPGSASWTRADQPSSAGSAAPQQPSVPRSGKVGTKLEGVGPGGEPVSVLLVEVVDPADFLFSAAGHTLAEGERAVVVHTELTNRGSTVYDAPPDANLVLVTTQGSPVSKASASLSSRPPHSSGVSPGETGGGHTVFVLPEDTELSTVEWSPRPDPGPNSLTWDISDL, from the coding sequence GTGGCTGGACCGGATCCCGTGGATGTACACCTGCTGAACGCCGTCGCCGAAACAGGCCGGGTGGCGGTGCACGAACTCGCCGCTCATCTCGGAATGGACGTGCGGGACGTGGCCGCGCGACTGGCCGCGCTGTCCACGACCGGGCTGCCGCTCGTGGTCGGCGTGGAATGCGACCCGAACGGAATTCGCAACGCTCTGGCCGCAGCGGGTGCGCAGCCGATGCAGTACCCCGCAGCCCCGCAGGCTCCGGGCCAACCGAGCGGGAACTACCCGGCCCCGCCCGTGGCCGGGGGAAACCCGGGCATGGGGGGTCCTCCACCGCAGCCACCCCACCAGTCCGGGCAGCACAGCGGGAACCACCCGGTCTACGGAGGGCCGAGCGGCCCCTACCCACCGCAGAGCGGCCCGTACCCCGCACCCGTCCCACCTGCGCAGGCACCCCAGCCTCCGCAGGGCGGCGCACCTCCGCCCCAGCAAGCACCGCCCCAATCCCCGGCTCCGCAGAACCCCCCACCTGGACAACCACCGCAGTGGCCCGCGGGCTCACAACCCGGCCAGGCCCCTCCACCGGGCGCACCGGCTGGGTGGGGACCCCCCGGTTCCGCCTCCTGGACCAGGGCTGACCAGCCGAGCTCCGCGGGCAGCGCGGCACCTCAACAACCATCCGTCCCCCGTTCGGGGAAGGTGGGGACCAAGCTCGAGGGGGTCGGCCCCGGCGGGGAACCGGTGTCCGTCCTGCTGGTCGAAGTGGTGGATCCGGCCGACTTCCTGTTCAGCGCGGCAGGGCACACCCTCGCCGAGGGCGAGCGCGCCGTCGTCGTGCACACCGAGCTGACCAACCGGGGATCCACGGTTTACGACGCTCCGCCCGATGCGAACCTGGTCCTGGTCACCACGCAGGGTTCACCCGTTTCCAAGGCGTCGGCCTCGCTGTCCTCCCGCCCCCCGCACAGCTCCGGCGTGTCCCCCGGCGAGACGGGCGGTGGGCACACCGTCTTCGTGCTCCCCGAGGACACCGAGTTGAGCACGGTCGAGTGGTCACCGCGGCCCGATCCGGGCCCCAACTCGCTGACCTGGGACATCTCGGACCTCTGA
- a CDS encoding DedA family protein translates to MDAVEIAQNVMGSPWLYLAIYVFVAIDGFFPTIPGEALVVTSGVFAASGQPELPLVVLVAAAGGVTGDHVSYGIGRLAGSRLLERMRPGTRKRKPFDWAVRTLRQRGGSVLIVCRFVPGCRTAATLTTGSVRFPLPSFAGFSSLGGLCWASYFTMVGYLGGITFREHPLLGVLLGIALAVLLAGAVEGTRSVRQRRAGRGHDAPTDETPGKPPPDPLREGAEKIQ, encoded by the coding sequence GTGGACGCCGTCGAAATCGCGCAGAACGTCATGGGCTCCCCGTGGCTCTACCTGGCGATTTACGTGTTCGTGGCCATCGACGGATTCTTCCCGACCATCCCGGGGGAAGCTCTGGTCGTCACTTCCGGGGTGTTCGCCGCTTCCGGCCAGCCCGAACTCCCCCTCGTCGTGCTCGTGGCCGCCGCGGGCGGAGTCACCGGGGACCACGTCTCCTACGGCATCGGGCGGCTGGCCGGCAGCCGACTCCTGGAACGAATGCGCCCCGGAACGCGCAAGCGCAAACCGTTCGACTGGGCCGTGCGGACGCTGCGCCAACGCGGCGGCTCGGTCCTGATCGTCTGCCGGTTCGTCCCCGGATGCCGCACAGCCGCGACCCTGACCACGGGAAGCGTGCGCTTCCCGCTCCCGTCCTTCGCCGGATTCAGCAGCCTGGGCGGCCTGTGCTGGGCGAGCTACTTCACCATGGTCGGCTATCTGGGCGGGATCACCTTCCGGGAGCACCCGCTGCTCGGTGTCCTGCTGGGCATCGCCCTCGCCGTTCTGCTCGCGGGAGCCGTCGAGGGCACCAGGAGCGTGCGGCAGCGCCGGGCGGGAAGGGGACACGACGCCCCCACCGACGAAACACCCGGGAAACCGCCTCCGGATCCCCTCCGTGAGGGCGCCGAGAAAATTCAGTGA
- a CDS encoding RluA family pseudouridine synthase, with translation MSDLRTLPVPDGLDGMRVDSGLAKLLGMSRSAVAALAESDDVELDGSPVGKSDRLLAGSWLEVRLPESEEPAAVVPVPVEGLTVVHEDDDIVVVNKPIGVAVHPSPGWEGPTVLGGLAAAGIKLANSGPPERQGVVHRLDAGTTGVMVLAKSDHAYSVLKRAFKERTVDKHYHALVQGHPDPSKGTIDAPIDRHPRHDYKFAVVAEGKPSVTHYEIVEAFRAASLVDVKLETGRTHQIRVHFSAVRHPCVGDLTYGADPVLAQRLELTRQWLHAYSLVFEHPGHGGRVTFDSAYPADLQHALDELRAQDH, from the coding sequence TTGAGTGACCTGCGAACGCTGCCTGTTCCGGACGGCCTGGACGGTATGCGGGTCGATTCGGGACTGGCCAAACTACTGGGGATGTCCCGCAGCGCGGTCGCCGCGCTGGCCGAGTCCGACGACGTGGAGCTGGACGGCTCCCCGGTCGGCAAGTCGGACCGCCTGCTGGCCGGGTCCTGGCTGGAGGTGCGGTTGCCCGAGAGCGAGGAACCGGCCGCGGTGGTTCCCGTCCCGGTCGAGGGGCTGACGGTGGTGCACGAGGACGACGACATCGTGGTGGTGAACAAGCCCATCGGAGTGGCGGTGCACCCCAGTCCCGGATGGGAGGGGCCGACCGTGCTGGGCGGGCTGGCCGCTGCGGGGATCAAGCTCGCGAACTCCGGACCGCCGGAGCGCCAGGGGGTGGTGCACCGGCTGGACGCGGGTACCACCGGGGTCATGGTCCTGGCCAAATCCGACCACGCCTATTCGGTGCTCAAGCGCGCGTTCAAGGAGCGCACCGTGGACAAGCACTACCACGCGCTGGTGCAGGGCCACCCCGATCCGAGCAAGGGGACCATCGACGCGCCGATCGATCGGCACCCTCGGCACGACTACAAGTTCGCGGTGGTCGCGGAGGGCAAGCCCAGCGTCACGCACTACGAGATCGTGGAGGCGTTCCGGGCGGCCTCACTGGTGGACGTGAAGTTGGAGACCGGGCGCACCCATCAGATTCGGGTGCACTTCTCAGCGGTGCGGCACCCCTGCGTCGGGGACCTCACCTACGGAGCCGACCCCGTCCTCGCGCAGCGACTCGAACTAACGCGCCAGTGGCTGCACGCCTATTCGCTGGTCTTCGAACATCCGGGCCACGGCGGGCGGGTCACCTTCGACAGCGCCTATCCCGCCGATCTGCAACACGCTCTGGACGAGCTGCGCGCCCAGGATCACTGA
- the lspA gene encoding signal peptidase II has translation MSDERRRSDSTSSEERTARADSAVPRKSPRWRLLGLLFGIALALLGLDVVTKSLAIARLEGQPPVELFGGALYLVLFRNPGAAFSIATGLTWVLALLAIVVIGVIIWFAPKLRSKGWAVGIGLILGGATGNLADRIFREPGPLRGHVIDFLSVLAPDGSVWPVFNLADSGIVCGGVLIVLLALLGYDYDGTVQRKKSRDSADEDTDGGGAGTVEREDSDAESERSGATDPERGDGEEKS, from the coding sequence GTGAGCGATGAGCGCCGCCGATCCGACTCGACGTCTTCCGAGGAGCGCACGGCACGGGCGGATTCCGCCGTCCCGCGGAAGTCACCCCGCTGGCGGCTGTTGGGGCTGCTGTTCGGGATAGCCCTGGCACTGCTCGGGCTGGACGTGGTCACCAAGTCGCTGGCGATAGCGCGACTCGAGGGACAGCCACCGGTGGAGCTGTTCGGTGGAGCGCTCTACCTGGTGCTCTTCCGCAACCCCGGGGCGGCCTTCAGCATCGCCACCGGGCTCACCTGGGTGCTCGCACTGCTGGCGATAGTGGTGATCGGGGTCATCATCTGGTTCGCGCCCAAGCTCCGGTCGAAGGGGTGGGCCGTCGGCATCGGTCTCATCCTCGGCGGAGCCACCGGCAACCTGGCGGACCGGATCTTCCGGGAACCGGGGCCCCTGCGCGGCCACGTGATCGACTTCCTGTCGGTGCTGGCCCCGGACGGCAGCGTCTGGCCGGTTTTCAACCTGGCCGACTCGGGGATCGTCTGCGGCGGTGTGCTCATCGTGCTGCTCGCGCTGCTCGGCTACGACTACGACGGGACCGTGCAGCGGAAGAAGTCCCGGGACTCCGCGGACGAGGACACGGACGGAGGCGGCGCGGGGACGGTCGAACGCGAGGACAGCGATGCGGAGTCGGAGCGTTCCGGCGCCACCGATCCGGAACGCGGTGACGGTGAGGAAAAATCTTGA
- the gndA gene encoding NADP-dependent phosphogluconate dehydrogenase, whose translation MSDKAQIGVTGLAVMGRNLARNLARNGHRVAVHNRRRERTDELMEQFGSEGEFVPSYSLRELIDSLERPRRIVVMVKAGGPTDAVIEELVPMLDREDIVIDAGNANFEDTLRRESALAERGVRFVGTGVSGGEEGALHGPSIMPGGSASAYRELEPILRSIAADVDGTPCVTHVGENGAGHFVKMVHNGIEYADMQLIAETYDLLRGVLGRGPGEIAETFREFDRGRLDSYLIGITAEVLDHTDPRTGRPFVDVVLDQAEQKGTGRWTVQNALELASPVSGIAEAVFARSMSGQVQLRQAGRDLPGPSTPAERPDPEQFVADVEQALYASKIVAYAQGFNQIRAGSENYGWNIDYGAVATIWRGGCIIRAKFLDRIRAAYDQNPELPSLLGDEDFRRALEQAQDSWRRVVATATSLGIPVPGISAALSYYDTVRAERLPAALIQGQRDYFGAHTYRRTDVDGVFHTEWAGDRSEHEA comes from the coding sequence ATGAGCGACAAGGCACAGATCGGCGTCACCGGACTGGCGGTCATGGGCCGCAACCTGGCGCGCAATCTCGCCCGCAACGGCCACCGCGTCGCGGTGCACAACAGGCGCCGCGAGCGCACCGACGAACTGATGGAGCAGTTCGGCTCGGAGGGAGAGTTCGTACCGAGCTACTCGCTGCGCGAACTGATCGACTCCCTGGAACGCCCGCGCCGCATCGTGGTGATGGTCAAGGCCGGAGGCCCCACCGACGCGGTGATCGAGGAACTGGTCCCGATGCTGGACCGCGAGGACATCGTCATCGACGCGGGCAACGCCAACTTCGAGGACACCCTGCGCCGTGAGTCCGCCCTGGCCGAACGGGGCGTGCGCTTCGTCGGAACCGGGGTCTCCGGCGGCGAGGAGGGCGCGCTGCACGGTCCCAGCATCATGCCCGGCGGCTCGGCGAGCGCCTACCGCGAGCTGGAACCGATCCTGCGCTCGATCGCGGCCGACGTCGACGGCACCCCGTGCGTCACACACGTGGGCGAAAACGGTGCGGGACACTTCGTCAAGATGGTGCACAACGGCATCGAGTACGCCGACATGCAGCTCATCGCCGAGACCTACGACCTGCTGCGCGGAGTGCTCGGACGCGGCCCGGGCGAGATCGCCGAGACCTTCCGCGAGTTCGACCGCGGGCGTCTGGACTCCTACCTGATCGGGATCACCGCCGAGGTGCTCGACCACACCGACCCCCGAACCGGCCGCCCCTTCGTGGACGTCGTGCTCGATCAGGCCGAGCAGAAGGGGACCGGGCGCTGGACCGTGCAGAACGCGCTCGAGCTGGCCAGTCCGGTCAGCGGCATAGCCGAAGCGGTCTTCGCCCGCTCGATGTCCGGGCAGGTGCAGCTGCGCCAGGCGGGCAGGGACCTTCCCGGGCCGTCCACCCCGGCCGAACGCCCCGATCCCGAGCAGTTCGTCGCCGACGTGGAACAGGCGCTGTACGCCTCGAAGATCGTCGCCTACGCGCAGGGCTTCAACCAGATCCGGGCGGGAAGCGAAAACTACGGCTGGAACATCGACTACGGAGCAGTGGCCACGATCTGGCGCGGCGGCTGCATCATCAGGGCGAAGTTCCTCGACCGCATCCGCGCCGCCTACGACCAGAACCCGGAGCTGCCCAGCCTGCTCGGCGACGAGGACTTCCGGCGGGCCCTCGAGCAGGCCCAGGACTCGTGGCGACGCGTGGTGGCCACCGCGACCTCCCTCGGCATCCCCGTGCCCGGGATATCGGCCGCGTTGTCCTACTACGACACCGTTCGAGCCGAGCGACTGCCCGCCGCGCTGATCCAGGGACAGCGGGACTACTTCGGCGCGCACACCTACCGGCGCACCGACGTCGACGGGGTGTTCCACACGGAGTGGGCGGGTGACCGCTCCGAGCACGAGGCCTGA